One segment of Mugil cephalus isolate CIBA_MC_2020 chromosome 14, CIBA_Mcephalus_1.1, whole genome shotgun sequence DNA contains the following:
- the si:ch211-276k2.1 gene encoding receptor-transporting protein 4, translating into MSRTTTEWIPSLWLDTFEELLYEDNELDYGDPWSLNFSYSQTDTLTHKERKRAWKIYSHCAYGKFRCASCHKTWPSARVVVLFRYRLYNGQGTVIMRPFGQACKRCQDDVFYLPGFAKKEVEHALLRLIAKIGKNCYGEEEDNEDGSSACSTKVFTKPHEKSLCEACRMGICCQDED; encoded by the exons ATGAGCAGAACTACTACAG AGTGGATTCCTTCCTTGTGGTTGGACACCTTCGAAGAGCTGCTGTATGAAGACAATGAGCTGGACTATGGAGACCCATGGTCTCTCAACTTCAGCTACAgccaaacagacacactgacgcataaggagaggaagagagccTGGAAGATCTACAGCCACTGCGCCTATGGAAA GTTCAGGTGTGCATCCTGCCACAAGACCTGGCCTTCTGCACGGGTGGTGGTGTTGTTCCGTTACCGGCTGTACAACGGCCAGGGGACCGTGATCATGCGGCCCTTCGGTCAAGCCTGCAAACGCTGCCAGGACGATGTGTTTTACCTCCCTGGTTTTGCCAAGAAGGAGGTGGAACACGCTTTGCTCAGGCTGATTGCCAAGATTGGCAAAAACTGctacggggaggaggaggacaatgaGGACGGCTCGTCAGCATGCTCTACTAAAGTGTTTACCAAACCCCATGAGAAGAGCCTGTGTGAGGCCTGCCGGATGGGCATTTGTTGTCAGGATGAGGactag